In a single window of the Nocardioides massiliensis genome:
- a CDS encoding cupin domain-containing protein, with protein sequence MTTATHLPTLVSEHLEKARSSSAGRSAVTVYGGREHSLRQTLIALAAGKRLGEHESPGEATLQVLQGTVVLHAGDAGTWTGSAGDHAIIPPQRHDLEATEDAVVLLTVALAAEHTD encoded by the coding sequence ATGACCACCGCCACCCACCTGCCCACCCTCGTCTCCGAGCACCTCGAGAAGGCCCGGTCCTCGTCGGCAGGTCGGAGCGCGGTGACGGTGTACGGCGGGCGCGAGCACTCGTTGCGCCAGACCCTCATCGCGCTCGCCGCCGGCAAGCGGCTCGGCGAGCACGAGAGCCCGGGTGAGGCGACGCTGCAGGTGCTGCAGGGCACCGTGGTCCTCCACGCCGGCGACGCCGGCACGTGGACCGGCAGCGCCGGCGACCACGCGATCATCCCGCCGCAGCGCCACGACCTCGAGGCCACCGAGGACGCCGTCGTGCTGCTGACCGTGGCGCTCGCAGCCGAACACACGGACTGA